One genomic segment of Catalinimonas alkaloidigena includes these proteins:
- the trxA gene encoding thioredoxin, whose protein sequence is MSTIKNKKKSFKELINSDSTAVLVDFYASWCGPCQTLSPIVQQVAKELGDQVKVIKVDIDKNPAAAQQFQVRSVPTLMIFKTGKVLWRKSGLMTKRELLSSVQRVVNH, encoded by the coding sequence ATGAGTACGATTAAAAACAAGAAAAAAAGTTTTAAGGAACTGATCAACTCCGATTCTACAGCAGTACTGGTAGATTTCTATGCTAGCTGGTGCGGTCCCTGCCAGACTCTGAGCCCCATAGTACAGCAGGTAGCCAAGGAACTAGGCGATCAGGTAAAGGTTATCAAAGTGGATATTGATAAAAATCCAGCCGCAGCTCAACAATTTCAGGTTCGTAGCGTTCCCACACTGATGATTTTTAAGACGGGGAAGGTACTCTGGCGCAAATCCGGCTTGATGACTAAGCGAGAGCTACTCTCTTCGGTACAGCGTGTGGTTAATCACTAG
- a CDS encoding S9 family peptidase, with the protein MIVIAVFLFFFYSDLCAQDKQPITLENIFEDQTFYQYDVQGIRWMKDGEHYTSVVPDDTAYYEHILRYDVSTAEVVDTLVNGAKLLPEDEPYALAFDDYQLGPDEQQVLFATETEPVYRRSTKAYYYLYNIKQDSFQALDDGGKQSYATFSPDGSKVAFVRDNNLYYVTIDDMQLHQVTEDGKFNELIHASADWVYEEEFGFAKAFYWSPDSEKIAFLSFNEAAVKEYNMQLWNELYPEDYRFKYPKAGEQNAEVSLSVYHLSENKIVSVDVGAETDMYIPRFQWTQDPNVLSFIRMNRLQNRMEILHADAGDGANEVILRETSDTYVDVEFNDNLTYLEDREHFILSSEKEGYKHIYLYNIEGGQERKITEGKWEVSELLGVDEEKELIYFTSTEESPLERHLYSIDFEGKEKRKLSQEAGTYNADFSPDCDFYIQNYSSSQTPLKISLHEAPSGDVVRVLENNPELLDSLDKYQLGTKEFFSFRNTEDTLLYGYMIKPADFNPSKEYPVLMYVYGGPGSQTVQDEWLGYRDYWHHYLTQEGYIVVSIDNRGTGSRGKAFKHTTYGQLGKYEVQDQINGARYLSRLPFVNPDRIGIWGWSYGGYMSSLALFMGNDVFKSAIAVAPVTNWRFYDTIYTERYLQTPQLNPEGYDAYSPLTHVAKLEGNYLLVHGTGDDNVHVQNSLMLQDALISAGKQFESFFYPNRNHGIYGGNTRLHLYRMMTVFIKDNL; encoded by the coding sequence TTGATTGTAATAGCCGTTTTTCTTTTCTTTTTCTACTCCGACTTATGTGCTCAGGACAAGCAGCCCATCACGCTTGAAAATATTTTTGAAGATCAAACCTTTTATCAGTATGATGTACAGGGCATCAGATGGATGAAAGACGGAGAGCACTATACTTCTGTAGTACCTGATGATACTGCCTATTATGAACACATTCTTCGGTATGATGTCAGCACGGCTGAAGTAGTAGACACGCTGGTAAATGGAGCAAAACTGCTGCCCGAAGATGAGCCTTATGCTTTGGCTTTTGACGATTATCAGCTAGGTCCAGATGAACAGCAGGTCCTTTTTGCTACCGAAACAGAACCTGTCTATCGTCGCTCCACAAAAGCTTACTACTATTTATACAACATCAAACAGGATAGCTTTCAGGCGCTGGACGATGGCGGAAAGCAATCTTATGCTACCTTTTCGCCGGATGGCAGTAAGGTGGCTTTTGTGCGAGATAATAATCTCTACTATGTTACCATCGATGATATGCAACTGCATCAGGTAACTGAAGATGGAAAGTTCAATGAATTGATTCATGCTAGTGCTGACTGGGTTTATGAAGAAGAATTTGGCTTCGCCAAAGCATTCTACTGGTCGCCGGATAGTGAAAAGATTGCCTTTCTCTCTTTCAATGAAGCCGCTGTCAAAGAGTACAATATGCAGCTCTGGAACGAATTGTACCCTGAAGACTATCGATTCAAATACCCCAAAGCAGGCGAGCAAAACGCTGAAGTAAGCTTATCAGTATATCACCTCTCTGAAAATAAGATTGTCAGTGTAGATGTAGGAGCAGAAACTGATATGTACATCCCTCGTTTTCAGTGGACGCAAGACCCAAATGTGCTCTCCTTCATTAGAATGAACCGTCTGCAGAATCGGATGGAAATTCTGCATGCGGATGCTGGCGACGGAGCCAACGAAGTAATTTTAAGAGAGACTTCCGATACCTATGTTGATGTAGAATTCAACGACAATCTTACCTATCTGGAAGATAGAGAACACTTTATATTGAGTAGTGAAAAAGAGGGTTATAAGCATATTTACCTCTACAACATAGAGGGAGGGCAGGAGAGAAAGATTACTGAAGGAAAATGGGAAGTGAGTGAATTGTTAGGTGTAGATGAGGAGAAAGAGCTTATTTACTTTACTTCTACGGAGGAATCTCCGCTGGAAAGACATTTGTACTCTATTGATTTTGAGGGGAAGGAAAAAAGAAAGCTCAGCCAGGAAGCAGGCACTTACAATGCTGACTTTAGTCCCGACTGTGACTTTTATATACAGAACTATTCTTCTTCGCAAACGCCACTCAAAATAAGCCTGCATGAGGCTCCTTCGGGTGATGTGGTACGGGTACTGGAAAATAACCCGGAGCTTCTGGATAGCCTTGATAAATATCAGTTGGGGACCAAAGAATTTTTTAGTTTTCGCAATACTGAAGATACACTGCTGTACGGCTATATGATCAAACCGGCAGATTTCAATCCTTCCAAAGAATATCCGGTGCTTATGTACGTTTACGGTGGCCCCGGCTCACAGACAGTACAGGACGAGTGGTTAGGCTATCGCGATTACTGGCATCATTACCTGACACAGGAAGGATACATTGTAGTTAGCATAGATAATCGTGGAACTGGTAGCAGAGGAAAGGCTTTTAAGCATACAACGTATGGGCAATTAGGTAAATACGAAGTACAAGACCAGATTAACGGCGCCCGTTACCTGAGCAGATTACCTTTTGTAAATCCAGACCGTATTGGCATCTGGGGCTGGAGTTATGGGGGGTATATGTCCTCACTTGCATTGTTTATGGGTAATGATGTATTCAAGTCTGCTATCGCTGTGGCTCCGGTCACTAACTGGCGCTTTTACGATACCATTTATACAGAACGCTATCTGCAAACGCCTCAACTTAATCCTGAGGGGTATGATGCCTACTCACCATTAACACATGTAGCTAAGCTTGAAGGAAATTACCTGCTGGTTCATGGCACAGGAGATGACAATGTGCACGTACAGAATTCGCTGATGCTACAGGATGCTCTTATCTCAGCTGGTAAGCAATTTGAATCTTTCTTTTATCCTAATAGAAATCATGGAATTTACGGGGGCAATACCCGCCTGCACCTTTACAGGATGATGACAGTCTTTATAAAGGATAATTTATAG